One window of Phycisphaeraceae bacterium genomic DNA carries:
- a CDS encoding MotA/TolQ/ExbB proton channel family protein, with product MNLITLAQSTGDPAPVAAQSLLDYVARGGVIGYLIIALSLVGMGLIIAQFLVLRKQALIPDSHASMLDQMLRSGRVADAITYCGAEENGSFITRVVGSGLERCSRSSFGFLELRTALEEAGQREVARLHRGTEAIGLIAAVAPMLGLLGTVVGMVGAFETISVTEGTARPGQLAGSISVALITTVMGLIVAIPCTAAFSFLRTRIDRLSSDAALIVESLASHIERSGNADGSKPAPRTAGPSRPAPAPGPREPRTA from the coding sequence ATGAATCTCATCACGCTCGCACAAAGCACCGGTGATCCCGCGCCTGTCGCGGCACAATCACTGCTTGACTATGTCGCGCGAGGCGGAGTGATCGGGTACCTCATCATCGCCCTCTCGCTCGTCGGCATGGGCCTGATCATCGCCCAGTTTCTCGTGCTGAGGAAGCAGGCGTTGATCCCCGACTCGCACGCGAGCATGCTCGATCAGATGCTCCGATCCGGTCGGGTCGCCGATGCAATCACCTACTGCGGTGCCGAGGAGAACGGATCATTCATCACTCGGGTCGTCGGGTCCGGTCTCGAACGCTGCTCGCGTTCATCCTTCGGCTTCCTCGAGCTCAGGACCGCGCTCGAAGAGGCAGGGCAGCGCGAGGTTGCACGACTGCACAGAGGGACCGAGGCCATCGGGCTCATCGCCGCAGTCGCACCGATGCTCGGGCTGCTCGGAACAGTCGTCGGCATGGTCGGAGCATTCGAGACCATCTCGGTCACAGAGGGCACGGCACGCCCGGGGCAGCTCGCCGGGTCGATCTCGGTCGCGCTGATCACAACCGTCATGGGCCTCATCGTCGCGATCCCGTGCACCGCCGCGTTCAGTTTCCTTCGCACACGCATCGATCGCCTCTCCAGCGACGCGGCCCTGATCGTCGAATCACTCGCCTCCCACATCGAACGATCCGGTAACGCAGACGGATCAAAGCCCGCGCCGCGCACCGCCGGTCCTTCACGCCCCGCACCCGCCCCCGGACCGAGGGAGCCCCGCACGGCATGA
- a CDS encoding biopolymer transporter ExbD produces the protein MNFRPGKTRDSRSVFDMTPMIDVVFQLIIFFMFTSQFSQMARMRMDLPRHKGEVEEAAPASLVIDVTADGAAYLDAVIAGPDRLSRVVALELENARRENRQFQVLIRADRSCPAAYVNLIAERLKDVGVERWKLATSGGTP, from the coding sequence ATGAACTTCCGTCCCGGCAAAACACGCGATTCACGCTCGGTCTTCGACATGACGCCGATGATCGATGTCGTCTTTCAGCTGATCATCTTCTTCATGTTCACCTCGCAATTCTCGCAGATGGCCAGGATGCGCATGGACCTGCCCCGACACAAGGGAGAGGTCGAAGAAGCCGCCCCGGCTTCGCTCGTGATCGACGTCACTGCCGATGGTGCCGCGTACCTCGACGCGGTCATCGCCGGACCCGATCGCCTCTCAAGGGTCGTCGCGCTCGAACTCGAGAACGCACGCCGCGAGAATCGCCAGTTCCAGGTCCTCATCCGAGCGGATAGATCCTGCCCCGCGGCATATGTCAACCTCATCGCCGAACGATTGAAGGACGTCGGCGTCGAGCGATGGAAACTCGCGACCTCGGGGGGCACTCCATGA
- a CDS encoding biopolymer transporter ExbD has translation MRFRPKSTSEGEARLPWTSLIDVVFLLLIYFMLTSQSTRESELSSALQAERRSGAGASNMQVQVVNVEQIEGVPGYKLGDRLMRTPAQLEAMLRQLPKDPGVFVRVAGDVPIEAAAGALQAAKDAGFTKVSYVPVSM, from the coding sequence ATGAGATTCCGCCCGAAATCTACGTCCGAAGGCGAGGCGCGGCTTCCCTGGACCAGTCTCATCGACGTGGTCTTCCTGCTCCTCATCTATTTCATGCTCACGTCCCAGTCGACGCGTGAGTCCGAACTCTCCTCGGCATTGCAGGCCGAGCGACGCTCCGGAGCCGGCGCATCAAACATGCAGGTTCAAGTCGTGAATGTCGAGCAGATCGAAGGCGTGCCGGGCTACAAACTCGGCGATCGACTGATGCGAACGCCCGCGCAGCTTGAGGCCATGCTCAGGCAACTCCCGAAGGATCCCGGCGTGTTCGTTCGGGTCGCGGGCGATGTACCGATCGAAGCCGCAGCGGGCGCGCTCCAGGCCGCGAAGGATGCCGGTTTCACGAAGGTGAGCTATGTTCCGGTCTCAATGTGA
- a CDS encoding sigma-70 family RNA polymerase sigma factor: MRTALVQSHDGRTSAPDLTQTLARAASGEEGAWRDLVALYGRRVFALARSRVGGDDAAEEIAQSVFATVAIKLREGGYTEQGRFEPWLFRIAMNRIRDAVRYAKRRSGTVALDGSPEPSFEANDGPSGHAERVALRGAIERLSDADREIIELRHHAGMGFKEMAELLDEPVGTLLARHHRALRKLREMLGPVIEDQEESEGES, translated from the coding sequence ATGAGGACCGCGTTGGTGCAGAGCCATGACGGCCGGACATCCGCGCCAGACCTGACCCAGACGCTCGCTCGTGCGGCGTCGGGAGAGGAGGGCGCGTGGCGAGATCTCGTCGCCCTGTACGGCCGGCGCGTCTTTGCATTGGCCCGGAGCCGGGTCGGCGGCGATGATGCCGCAGAGGAGATTGCTCAGTCCGTGTTTGCAACTGTCGCCATCAAGCTCCGCGAGGGTGGGTATACGGAGCAGGGCCGATTCGAGCCCTGGCTCTTCCGTATTGCGATGAACCGGATCCGGGATGCGGTTCGGTATGCGAAGCGTCGGAGCGGGACGGTGGCTCTGGATGGCTCGCCGGAGCCGAGTTTCGAGGCCAACGACGGGCCGAGCGGGCACGCGGAGCGCGTTGCGCTTCGGGGCGCGATCGAGCGGCTGTCGGATGCGGACCGCGAGATTATTGAGTTGCGACACCACGCGGGGATGGGGTTCAAGGAGATGGCGGAGCTGCTGGACGAGCCGGTCGGGACGCTACTGGCTCGGCACCACAGGGCTCTGCGGAAACTGAGGGAGATGCTCGGGCCGGTGATCGAGGATCAGGAAGAGAGCGAGGGCGAATCATGA
- a CDS encoding DUF4286 family protein produces the protein MQQVEYAVTASIPNKALFNRYLGWLTGGHVQAVVASGATRARLLVIEPDTPGDEETHTVRSVYEFPTRADYQHYLQAHAPALRADGLAHFGPETGITFRREIASIHFVYER, from the coding sequence ATGCAACAGGTCGAGTACGCCGTCACCGCATCCATCCCGAACAAAGCCCTTTTCAATCGATACCTCGGCTGGCTCACGGGTGGCCATGTCCAAGCGGTCGTCGCTTCAGGAGCCACCCGGGCTCGTCTCCTCGTGATCGAACCCGACACCCCTGGAGACGAGGAAACCCACACCGTGAGGTCCGTCTACGAGTTTCCGACACGCGCGGATTACCAGCACTACCTGCAAGCCCACGCCCCCGCCCTCAGAGCCGACGGGCTGGCTCACTTCGGACCCGAAACCGGCATCACCTTCCGACGCGAGATCGCCTCGATCCACTTCGTATACGAGCGATGA
- a CDS encoding DUF2726 domain-containing protein has protein sequence MKTLLVLLPLLLLIGALALLVKLLEAKKGIRAKDASEEPGSSDGPLPYRRRDASVLTPAEQRFFAALEQAVAQISGGKGRVLAQIPLSRLIEANAGDASERQRAHNKIDRKSVDFVVVDSGFNVRAAIELDDASHGRQSRKERDEFVEKACAAAGVVLVRCAARAQYDVAAVAQELEKKMGATPQPKGLEVNSRGSARPSRA, from the coding sequence ATGAAGACGCTGCTGGTCCTGCTGCCTCTGTTACTGCTGATCGGTGCTTTGGCGCTTCTCGTGAAACTGCTCGAAGCCAAAAAGGGCATTCGCGCGAAGGATGCGAGTGAGGAGCCCGGGTCATCCGACGGGCCGTTGCCGTATCGCCGCAGGGATGCGTCTGTCCTAACTCCGGCCGAGCAGCGGTTCTTTGCGGCACTGGAGCAGGCCGTCGCGCAGATCAGCGGCGGCAAAGGGCGAGTGCTCGCACAGATCCCGTTATCGCGTTTGATCGAGGCGAATGCAGGGGATGCGAGCGAGCGTCAGCGAGCGCACAACAAGATCGATCGGAAGTCGGTCGATTTCGTGGTCGTCGACTCAGGGTTCAACGTGAGAGCCGCGATCGAGCTCGATGATGCTTCGCATGGTCGCCAGAGCCGCAAGGAGCGGGACGAGTTTGTCGAGAAGGCGTGTGCGGCGGCGGGCGTTGTGCTGGTGAGGTGTGCCGCGCGAGCGCAGTACGACGTGGCAGCGGTTGCTCAGGAGTTGGAGAAGAAGATGGGCGCAACTCCTCAGCCCAAAGGGCTGGAAGTCAATAGCCGGGGGTCAGCGAGGCCAAGCCGAGCGTGA
- a CDS encoding DUF86 domain-containing protein gives MVEHARRACRYVDGRTLEQYRRDDMLRDAVNRVVQVIGEAAAKVSKQFRDAHPEIPWRPIIAQRHILVHEYGHIDDDKIWRVATLYAPQLIALVEPLLPPPPADPLPE, from the coding sequence ATGGTCGAGCACGCGCGACGCGCGTGCCGGTATGTGGATGGCCGCACGCTCGAACAGTATCGCCGGGATGACATGTTGCGCGACGCGGTAAACCGCGTCGTCCAAGTGATCGGAGAAGCCGCGGCCAAGGTATCCAAGCAGTTCCGCGATGCCCATCCCGAAATCCCGTGGCGACCAATCATCGCCCAGCGGCACATCCTCGTGCACGAATACGGTCACATCGACGATGACAAGATCTGGCGAGTGGCGACGTTGTACGCGCCGCAGTTGATCGCACTCGTCGAGCCGCTCCTGCCGCCTCCGCCCGCCGATCCACTGCCGGAGTGA
- a CDS encoding nucleotidyltransferase domain-containing protein: MVAHLSISDDRIADLCRRWRIVEFSLFGSVLTDDFGPESDVDVLVAFEAGATPTLERWLDLIDELRAVIGREVDVVERRLVTNPYRRHHILTHRKVLYAA, encoded by the coding sequence ATGGTCGCACACCTTTCCATCTCCGACGACCGTATCGCGGACCTCTGCCGCCGGTGGAGGATCGTCGAGTTCTCGCTCTTCGGTTCCGTGCTGACGGACGATTTCGGGCCCGAGAGCGACGTTGACGTGCTGGTGGCGTTCGAGGCGGGAGCGACGCCGACGCTTGAGAGGTGGCTCGACCTTATTGACGAGCTTCGCGCAGTGATCGGTCGGGAGGTCGATGTGGTTGAGCGCCGCCTCGTGACGAATCCGTATCGGCGTCACCACATCCTGACGCATCGCAAGGTGCTGTATGCGGCCTGA
- a CDS encoding methylmalonyl-CoA mutase, whose protein sequence is MSSSETRLHAKPHDSSNTPAIDPHAVTISGIVVQPAYGPDSPPESLKHIPRDIAAPGEFPYTRGLFPQGYRTRLWTMRQFAGFGSADDTNRRFKYLLAQAKTSTKANTGLSTAFDLPTLMGRDSDDQLCIGEVGKCGVAIDTIEDMHRLYADIPIDQVTVSQTINGPAAVIWAMYLAHALQRGISWSTLGGTLQNDILKEFHSQNEFIYPPEPSVKLVVDTIEFQSRHVPRWNSVSISGYHIREAGSTATQELAFTLRDGMEYVEACMERGLDIDDFAPRLSFFFNSHNEFFEELCKLRAARRIWARVMKNRYGAKSERSWFMKTHVQTAGCSLTEQQPLNNIVRVAYQAMAAVLGGCQSLHTDSMDETLGLPTEQAVTVALRTQQILAHETGVTRVTDPLGGSWFIEALTDKMEADALDYIHEIDSMGTYADWHSKGASGAGATLEQHAAYAARKTFGRAAIAGINKGYFRRQIAEASYRFSEECEAGDRIIVGVNEYVDKDEKRPIDILVIPDSVETEQVERLKAFKSKRDAGHVQQALENIRLACVGKHHTLINDLPGIGKAGEVCGGNLHATNVMPALIDGALANCTLGEMVQAMADMYGRYGGGPEW, encoded by the coding sequence ATGTCCAGTTCCGAGACGCGACTTCATGCCAAGCCCCATGACTCCTCGAATACCCCCGCGATCGACCCCCATGCCGTAACAATCAGCGGGATCGTGGTGCAGCCGGCGTATGGCCCGGACTCGCCGCCTGAGTCGCTGAAGCACATCCCGCGGGATATCGCGGCTCCGGGTGAGTTCCCGTATACGCGAGGGCTGTTCCCGCAGGGGTACCGCACGCGGCTTTGGACCATGCGTCAGTTCGCGGGCTTCGGCTCGGCCGACGATACCAACCGGCGGTTCAAGTATCTGCTGGCCCAGGCGAAGACCTCGACGAAGGCCAATACGGGGCTCTCGACGGCGTTCGATCTGCCGACGCTGATGGGGCGTGACTCGGACGACCAGTTGTGCATCGGCGAGGTGGGGAAGTGCGGCGTTGCGATCGACACGATCGAGGACATGCACCGCCTGTACGCGGATATTCCGATCGATCAGGTGACGGTGAGCCAGACGATCAACGGACCGGCGGCGGTGATCTGGGCGATGTACCTCGCGCACGCGCTTCAGAGGGGAATCTCCTGGTCGACGCTGGGCGGGACGTTGCAGAACGACATTCTGAAAGAATTCCATTCTCAGAACGAGTTCATCTACCCACCGGAGCCGTCGGTGAAGCTGGTGGTGGACACGATTGAGTTCCAGTCGAGGCATGTGCCACGGTGGAACTCGGTCTCGATCTCGGGATACCACATCCGCGAGGCGGGGAGCACGGCGACGCAGGAGCTGGCGTTCACGCTGCGCGACGGCATGGAGTATGTCGAGGCGTGCATGGAGCGCGGGCTTGACATCGATGACTTTGCCCCGCGGCTGTCGTTCTTCTTCAACTCGCACAACGAGTTCTTTGAGGAGCTGTGCAAGTTGCGGGCGGCGCGGCGGATCTGGGCGCGGGTGATGAAGAATCGCTACGGCGCGAAGTCCGAGCGGTCATGGTTCATGAAGACGCACGTGCAGACGGCGGGGTGCTCGCTGACGGAGCAGCAGCCGCTCAACAACATCGTGCGGGTCGCGTACCAGGCGATGGCGGCGGTGCTGGGCGGTTGCCAGTCGCTGCACACGGACTCGATGGATGAGACGCTGGGATTGCCGACGGAGCAGGCCGTGACGGTCGCGCTGCGGACGCAGCAGATTCTGGCGCATGAGACGGGCGTGACGCGCGTGACGGATCCGCTGGGCGGGTCGTGGTTCATCGAGGCGCTGACGGACAAGATGGAGGCCGATGCGCTGGATTACATCCATGAGATCGACTCGATGGGGACGTACGCGGACTGGCATTCGAAGGGTGCCTCGGGCGCCGGCGCAACGCTGGAGCAGCACGCGGCGTATGCGGCTCGCAAGACTTTCGGGCGCGCGGCGATCGCGGGGATCAACAAGGGGTACTTCCGGCGTCAGATCGCGGAGGCGTCGTACCGCTTCAGCGAGGAGTGCGAGGCGGGGGACCGGATCATCGTCGGCGTCAACGAGTACGTGGATAAGGACGAGAAGCGGCCGATCGACATTCTGGTGATCCCGGACTCTGTCGAGACGGAGCAGGTTGAGCGGCTGAAGGCGTTCAAGAGCAAGCGGGATGCGGGGCATGTGCAGCAGGCGCTCGAGAACATCCGGCTCGCGTGCGTGGGCAAGCACCACACCCTGATCAACGACCTGCCGGGGATCGGGAAGGCGGGCGAGGTTTGCGGCGGGAACCTGCACGCGACGAACGTCATGCCCGCGTTGATCGATGGTGCGCTGGCGAACTGCACGCTGGGTGAGATGGTGCAGGCGATGGCGGATATGTACGGCAGGTACGGTGGTGGGCCGGAGTGGTAA
- a CDS encoding methyl-accepting chemotaxis protein, with product MKLLNSLRVRTKLAIGFGAALAFMATLSGVALYQASNAKETAQALSELAVEVNESGELGIAVNRLRANAIAYLLDSSQRRKDLYMEREREAFAALDHSAETFEHPAALEKVRDVKDGVSEYAKTFARITALRERMLSLYSQTMDPIGLRAAAEFYEPAVAASKAGHGDVAVGGFEGVLEMNRTRVRVQRYLISKNPEDFTGAINAAEKCIALLKETAAKSPAEYGSRFKVGAEQFEQYWAAAQEVYSLSEQIETIRRETLDPLASRMSDTCNALATMVTKQAEEVSAASIGSLTRSSLKTMIIAFVAIGFGIASAIVITRSITVPVRTVIDRLKDIAQGEGDLTRRIDLARSDEFGELSNWFNQFVERIHNVMKRVAETTNIVNSASAEIAAAAEETATGLQLQSKQAHQVSAAVEELSATVADVAKKSEGAASAASDAKRDAREGGTVVSDTVTEMKRIAEEVGTSASAVNTLGQKSEEIGRIIDVINDIADQTNLLALNAAIEAARAGEHGRGFAVVADEVRKLSERTTRATEEVASSIRDIQENTSSAVQLIESGSSRVTKGVELANAAGSALGRIVDGSGTVGTMVTSIAAAATEQAAAAEQIARSVEQINAVTNEAAQGAQQSAQAASQLRQQAEHLTSLIGSFKL from the coding sequence ATGAAGTTGCTCAACTCACTTCGCGTGCGAACGAAGCTCGCCATTGGATTCGGAGCCGCGCTCGCCTTCATGGCGACGCTGAGCGGCGTCGCGCTCTATCAGGCGTCGAACGCGAAAGAGACCGCGCAGGCACTGTCTGAACTTGCGGTGGAAGTCAACGAGAGCGGAGAGCTGGGCATCGCGGTGAATCGTCTCCGCGCGAACGCGATTGCCTATCTGCTGGACTCGAGCCAGCGCCGGAAGGACCTCTACATGGAGCGTGAGCGGGAGGCGTTTGCTGCATTGGACCATTCGGCGGAGACGTTCGAGCATCCTGCTGCTCTCGAGAAGGTTCGCGATGTGAAGGATGGGGTGAGCGAGTATGCGAAGACGTTTGCACGCATCACGGCGCTTCGCGAGAGGATGCTCTCGCTTTACAGCCAGACGATGGATCCGATCGGCCTGCGTGCCGCGGCGGAGTTCTATGAGCCGGCGGTTGCGGCGTCCAAGGCGGGACACGGTGATGTAGCGGTTGGCGGGTTTGAGGGTGTGCTTGAGATGAATCGCACACGGGTGCGTGTTCAGCGGTACTTGATCTCAAAGAACCCCGAGGACTTTACGGGCGCGATCAATGCTGCGGAGAAGTGCATCGCGTTGCTGAAGGAGACGGCCGCGAAGTCGCCCGCGGAGTATGGCTCACGCTTCAAGGTCGGCGCAGAGCAGTTTGAGCAGTACTGGGCCGCGGCGCAGGAGGTGTATTCCCTGAGCGAGCAGATCGAGACGATCCGGCGTGAGACGCTTGATCCTCTCGCATCCCGGATGAGCGACACCTGCAACGCGTTGGCCACGATGGTGACGAAGCAGGCGGAGGAGGTCTCGGCGGCGTCGATCGGATCGCTGACTCGTTCGAGTCTGAAGACGATGATCATCGCGTTTGTGGCCATCGGCTTCGGCATTGCGTCGGCGATCGTCATCACCCGGAGCATCACGGTGCCGGTGCGGACCGTGATCGACCGGCTGAAGGACATCGCGCAGGGCGAGGGGGATCTCACCCGTCGCATTGACCTCGCACGCAGCGACGAGTTCGGGGAGTTGTCGAACTGGTTCAACCAGTTCGTCGAGCGGATCCACAATGTCATGAAGCGTGTCGCCGAGACCACGAACATTGTCAACTCGGCATCGGCGGAGATCGCGGCGGCCGCTGAGGAGACAGCGACCGGCCTGCAGCTTCAGAGCAAGCAGGCGCACCAGGTCTCGGCTGCGGTCGAGGAGCTGTCGGCAACGGTCGCGGACGTTGCGAAGAAGTCTGAGGGGGCTGCGTCTGCGGCGTCGGATGCGAAGCGGGATGCCCGCGAGGGCGGGACGGTGGTGTCGGACACCGTGACGGAGATGAAGCGGATTGCCGAGGAGGTCGGGACGTCTGCGTCGGCTGTGAACACGTTGGGGCAGAAGTCCGAGGAGATCGGCAGGATCATCGACGTCATCAATGACATTGCGGACCAGACGAACCTGCTCGCGCTCAATGCCGCGATCGAGGCGGCGAGGGCTGGCGAGCACGGGCGCGGCTTTGCCGTCGTCGCCGACGAGGTTCGGAAGCTCTCGGAGCGCACGACCCGGGCGACGGAGGAGGTCGCGTCGTCGATCCGCGATATCCAGGAGAATACCTCTTCTGCGGTGCAGCTCATTGAATCCGGCTCCAGCCGGGTGACAAAGGGCGTTGAGCTCGCGAACGCGGCGGGCAGCGCGCTGGGTCGGATCGTGGACGGCAGCGGCACTGTGGGCACCATGGTGACCTCGATCGCGGCGGCGGCCACTGAGCAGGCGGCGGCAGCGGAGCAGATCGCCCGCTCGGTTGAGCAGATCAATGCGGTCACCAATGAGGCGGCCCAGGGCGCTCAGCAATCGGCACAGGCCGCGAGCCAGTTGCGTCAGCAGGCGGAGCACCTCACGTCACTGATCGGCAGCTTCAAGCTCTGA
- a CDS encoding fasciclin domain-containing protein: MSITTIGVLAISAFAGTAEPPKSCDQAYTCPVQRAQALAASHASELAPADIVTTAVGAGSFKTLAAALTAAGLVETLQGPGPFTVFAPTDEAFAKLPAGTVENLLKPENKALLTAILTYHVVPGNVMAKDVVNLSNATTVNGQRIDIRTKDGKVMIDNASVTKTDIACTNGVIHVIDAVILPADKDIVDTAVNAGSFATLVTAVKAAGLVDTLKGPGPFTVFAPTDEAFGKLPKETVASLLLPQNKEKLVSILTYHVIPGRVYADQVVKTPNAATVQGGKVTFKVEGGKAMINDANIVATDIETSNGVIHVIDTVIMPK; encoded by the coding sequence ATGAGCATCACGACGATCGGAGTCCTCGCCATCTCTGCATTCGCCGGCACCGCGGAGCCCCCCAAGTCCTGCGACCAGGCATACACCTGCCCGGTGCAGCGTGCCCAAGCACTCGCCGCTTCGCATGCTTCCGAACTCGCACCCGCCGACATCGTCACCACAGCGGTGGGTGCTGGCTCATTCAAGACCCTCGCCGCAGCCCTGACCGCCGCCGGACTGGTCGAGACTCTCCAGGGCCCCGGTCCCTTCACGGTCTTCGCACCGACCGACGAGGCCTTCGCCAAGCTCCCCGCCGGCACAGTCGAGAACCTCCTCAAGCCGGAGAACAAGGCCCTCCTCACCGCCATCCTGACCTACCACGTCGTCCCCGGCAACGTGATGGCCAAGGACGTCGTTAATCTGAGCAACGCAACAACTGTCAACGGCCAGCGCATCGACATCCGCACCAAGGATGGCAAGGTCATGATCGATAACGCATCGGTCACGAAGACCGATATCGCCTGCACCAACGGTGTGATCCACGTCATCGACGCCGTGATCCTCCCTGCCGACAAGGACATCGTCGACACCGCTGTCAACGCCGGTTCATTCGCGACGCTCGTCACCGCAGTCAAGGCCGCTGGGCTGGTTGACACCCTCAAGGGCCCGGGACCGTTCACCGTCTTCGCCCCGACTGATGAGGCCTTCGGCAAGCTGCCGAAGGAGACCGTCGCCTCTCTGCTTCTGCCGCAGAACAAGGAGAAGCTGGTCTCCATCCTCACCTATCACGTGATCCCCGGCCGCGTCTACGCCGACCAGGTCGTCAAGACGCCGAACGCCGCGACGGTTCAGGGTGGCAAGGTCACGTTCAAGGTCGAGGGTGGCAAGGCGATGATCAACGATGCGAACATCGTCGCCACCGACATCGAGACATCGAACGGCGTCATCCACGTGATCGACACCGTCATCATGCCCAAGTAA
- a CDS encoding sigma-70 family RNA polymerase sigma factor, whose product MTTTAAQHGSLLERVARGDSGAVREVMEAYGGLVYSLARRFTRNEQEADDAAQDIFLDVWRSASRYEASLGAEVTFIATIARRRLIDRARKSGRDAARTTLAVEPEHHGAREQNERFERSDEIIKVQKALNGLSPEQQRVLRLSIYHGLSHERIAEATGLPLGTVKTHARRGLIRLRELLGVSKENAEHGSGGGE is encoded by the coding sequence GTGACAACCACAGCCGCACAGCATGGATCGCTGCTCGAACGCGTCGCACGAGGCGACTCGGGTGCCGTCCGCGAGGTCATGGAGGCATACGGCGGCCTGGTCTACTCACTCGCCAGACGATTCACCCGCAACGAGCAGGAAGCCGACGACGCAGCACAAGACATCTTTCTCGATGTCTGGCGCAGCGCATCCCGCTATGAGGCCTCCCTCGGCGCCGAAGTCACCTTCATCGCCACCATCGCCCGCCGCAGACTCATCGACCGGGCACGAAAGTCCGGACGCGATGCCGCTCGCACCACCCTCGCCGTGGAACCAGAGCACCACGGAGCCCGCGAACAGAATGAACGATTTGAACGTTCCGATGAGATAATCAAGGTCCAGAAAGCCCTCAATGGGCTCAGCCCCGAGCAGCAAAGAGTTTTACGACTCTCAATCTACCACGGGCTTTCGCACGAAAGAATTGCTGAGGCAACGGGTCTTCCGCTCGGAACGGTCAAGACCCATGCCCGTCGCGGCCTGATACGCCTGCGGGAGTTGCTCGGAGTGTCGAAAGAGAACGCAGAGCACGGCTCGGGAGGTGGCGAATGA
- a CDS encoding anti-sigma factor translates to MSPTNPQGSAGSDRLLDLLCDEATSGLSNAERAEFDALLSEFPDLNDGSFERAAAAADLAYSLGAPAEPMPAHLMRSIQSEGERIVAGMARSSQSSSPLKFTPSSPARSDSLRMAGWLAAAAALVLAAIGWLRPATPALTPDVTPPVATRSAAEVRQQLLASATDAVLIKMADWDNPEQPGVTGDVVWSETEQTGFLRLSGLKPNDPTIEQYQLWIVDSRGMGQRISGALFDAKPDPATGEVIVRIEPRIATLGAAAFALTIEPPGGVWVSDMTRRVVIGAKG, encoded by the coding sequence ATGAGCCCCACCAATCCCCAAGGAAGCGCGGGAAGCGATCGCCTTCTCGACCTCCTGTGCGATGAAGCCACGAGCGGCCTCTCGAACGCCGAGCGTGCCGAGTTCGACGCACTGCTCAGCGAGTTCCCCGATCTGAACGACGGCTCATTCGAACGTGCCGCCGCTGCCGCTGATCTCGCATACTCACTCGGCGCCCCCGCTGAACCTATGCCCGCCCATCTCATGCGGTCGATCCAGTCCGAAGGCGAGCGCATCGTCGCGGGTATGGCACGCAGCAGCCAGTCATCCTCTCCTCTGAAGTTCACCCCAAGCAGCCCCGCTCGCAGCGACTCGCTGAGAATGGCCGGCTGGCTTGCCGCCGCAGCTGCCCTCGTCCTCGCCGCCATCGGCTGGCTCCGTCCCGCCACCCCGGCTCTCACCCCCGACGTCACCCCGCCCGTCGCCACCCGCTCGGCCGCCGAGGTCCGTCAGCAACTCCTCGCATCCGCAACCGATGCGGTCCTCATCAAGATGGCCGATTGGGACAACCCTGAGCAGCCGGGCGTCACCGGCGATGTCGTCTGGTCCGAAACCGAGCAGACCGGCTTCCTCCGCCTGTCCGGCCTCAAGCCCAACGATCCGACCATCGAGCAGTACCAGTTGTGGATCGTCGATTCCCGCGGCATGGGCCAGCGCATCAGCGGCGCCCTCTTCGACGCAAAGCCTGACCCCGCAACCGGCGAGGTCATCGTCCGCATCGAGCCCCGGATCGCCACACTCGGTGCCGCCGCTTTCGCCCTCACCATCGAGCCCCCCGGCGGCGTCTGGGTCTCCGACATGACCCGTCGCGTCGTCATCGGCGCGAAGGGGTGA